Proteins encoded by one window of Sorex araneus isolate mSorAra2 chromosome 3, mSorAra2.pri, whole genome shotgun sequence:
- the CIROP gene encoding ciliated left-right organizer metallopeptidase, which yields MLLLLLLPLLLGAAARPCLHGQAQESVRLLRAPVPGRPRDTRSASLTPPGPRDPHPLRIHACYLGDLASDRAGGPQARGPARALAAVREAAQRLQGVLAVSPGQGPLLLSRDPAQYCRAVWGDPETPNFHRCSLLNPTYKGESCLGAKIPDAHLRGFALWPEEGPPQLAQSDGPGVPDTDFLLYVRVAYTLKCHQEPSVIAYAACCQLDSDDRPLAGTIVFCAPHLTSARLSHRDIVMATLHELLHALGFSGRLFRKWRDCPSGPSAREGCSTRRQVTRRDERGQLLLSTPAASRTLARHLGVRELPLGVPLEEEGPLSSHWEARLLQGSIMTATFDGAQRTRLDPITLAAFQDSGWYQVNHSAAEELLWGQGTGLEFGLVATCGTGPSDYFCTGSGLGCHYLHLDKGRCSSDPLLEGCRMYKPLANGGECWKTENGFPAGAQNPHGEIHHWQSRCFLANVTSQRLPEDEAGGPKEALPIGRCYLHQCKEHGAYEVQVAGAPWTPCLPGQVIQIPGYDGLLVCPRGRLCRSNAGTKAVTAAPAHLPPQDRLWELSGLAGPPGLSPGKEERREPSTTVRQAVASTGGAGRLLATLDHDHNPAMTHRALSTGLCLTLLVLAGALGTMAYWERGAPRVGPSPPNHSPELPDTKIQVEDEGRGDAAQSRMG from the exons atgctgctgctgctgctgctgccgctgctgctggggGCGGCCGCCCGGCCCTGTCTCCATGGCCAGGCTCAGGAGTCCGTGCGCCTCCTCAGAGCCCCTGTCCCCGGCCGTCCCCGGGACACCCGCTCGGCCTCGCTCACCCCTCCTGGCCCCCGGGACCCGCACCCTCTCCGCATCCACGCCTGCTACCTCGGGGATCTGGCTTCCGACAGAGCAGGGGGACCCCAGGCCAGGGGGCCAGCCCGGGCCCTGGCCGCCGTGAGAGAGGCTGCCCAGAGGCTCCAGGGGGTCCTGGCAG TGTCTCCAGGGCAAGGCCCTCTGCTTCTGAGCCGGGACCCCGCACAGTACTGCCGCGCGGTCTGGGGAGACCCCGAGACCCCCAACTTTCACCG GTGCAGCCTCTTGAACCCGACGTACAAGGGAGAAAGTTGTCTGGGGGCAAAG aTCCCAGATGCCCATCTCCGAGGCTTTGCCTTGTGGCCAGAGGAGGGTCCCCCACAACTGGCTCAGTCAGATGGGCCTGGGGTCCCAGACACTGATTTTCTCTTGTATGTGCGGGTCGCCTACACTTTGAAGTGCCACCAAGAG CCCTCGGTCATTGCTTATGCTGCCTGCTGCCAGCTGGACTCTGACGACAGGCCCCTAGCCGGCACCATTGTCTTCTGCGCCCCGCATCTCACCAGCGCCCGCCTCAGTCACAGGGACATCGTCATG GCCACGCTGCATGAGCTGCTCCATGCCCTGGGCTTCTCTGGACGGCTCTTCAGGAAGTGGCGGGATTGCCCGTCAGGGCCTAGTG CTAGAGAGGGCTGTTCCACTCGGCGTCAGGTGACGAGGCGAGATGAGAGGGGCCAGCTACTTCTCAGCACCCCGGCAGCCAGCCGCACCCTGGCCAGGCACTTGGGGGTGCGAGAGCTTCCCCTGGGCGTTCCCTTGGAAGAAGAG GGCCCCCTGTCTTCACACTGGGAGGCCCGGCTTCTGCAGGGTTCTATCATGACTGCTACCTTCGACGGGGCCCAGAGAACCCGGCTGGACCCCATCACTCTCGCTGCCTTCCAAGACTCGGGCTGGTACCAAGTCAACCACAGCGCTGCGGAAGAGCTGCTATGGGGCCAGG GCACTGGCCTGGAATTCGGCCTGGTGGCCACCTGTGGGACGGGCCCCTCAGACTACTTCTGCACTGGCAG TGGGCTGGGCTGCCACTACCTGCACCTAGACAAGGGCCGCTGCTCCTCGGACCCCCTGCTGGAAGGCTGCCGCATGTACAAGCCCTTGGCCAATGGG GGCGAGTGCTGGAAGACGGAGAACGGATTCCCAGCCGGGGCCCAGAATCCCCACGGGGAGATCCACCACTGGCAGAGCCGCTGCTTCCTCGCCAACGTCACTTCACAACGGCTCCCTGAGGACGAGGCCGGTGGCCCAAAGGAAGCCCTGCCCATAGGTCGCTGCTACTTACATCAGTGCAAGGAGCACGGAGCTTACGAGGTGCAGGTGGCAGGGGCCCCTTGGACCCCCTGCCTTCCAGGACAGGTGATCCAG ATACCTGGGTACGATGGTCTTCTCGTCTGTCCCCGGGGTCGGCTCTGTCGGAGCAATGCAGGGACCAAAGCCGTTACTGCTGCACCTGCACATCTTCCCCCACAAGACCGGCTGTGGGAGCTGTCTGGATTAGCTGGGCCCCCAGGCCTCTCCCCGGGGAAGGAAGAGCGACGGGAGCCGAGTACCACAGTCCGACAGGCTGTGGCGAGCACAGGCGGCGCTGGCAG GCTTCTGGCTACCTTGGACCACGACCACAATCCTGCCATGACCCACCGAGCATTGTCCACAGGACTCTGCCTAACGCTGCTTGTCCTGGCGGGTGCACTGGGAACCATGGCCTACTGGGAGCGAGGTGCTCCTCGGGTGGGGCCCTCTCCCCCTAACCATTCCCCTGAGCTCCCAGACACCAAGATCCAAGTGGAGGACGAAGGGCGGGGGGACGCTGCCCAGAGCAGAATGGGATAG